From the genome of Altererythrobacter sp. BO-6:
GGGTGGTCGCGCCGCGCGACGCTTTATGGCGGTAATCATTCGGCCGGGCGCAATCCGCGCCTGCTCGATCCCGCAACCGAAAGCGCGCGAATCCGCGCGATGTACACCCACCCGGAACACACGCGCAAAGGGATCGGGCGCTTGATCCTCGACACCGCCGAGGAGGCTGCGCGGCGCGAAGGCTTTAGCGAGCTGGAGATGGCGGCAACCATGGCAGGCAAGCCGCTTTATGAAGCTTGCGGTTACGCGGTCGAGAGCGAATGGTTCGACGAGAATGGCGCTGTGCCAGTACCGCTGGCAACGATGTGGAAGCGGATCGCCTGAGCCTCAGCCGCGCGCTGCCGCGAGCACGAAATCCCCGCAGCGTTCGCCAATCATGATGCTCGGCGCGTTGGTATTGCCGCTGACGATCTTGGGCATGATCGATGCATCGGCCACCCAAAGCCCATCGAGCCCGCGCAGCTTCAGCTGCGGATCGACTACGCTGTCGGCATCGCAGCCCATCCGGCAGGTGCCGACCGGGTGATAGATAGTATCGGATACCTCTCGAATGCGACGCTCCAGCGCGGCATCATCCTCATAATCGATCGGGTTACGGTCACGCGCGCCCAGCGTCGACAGCGGTGGCGTATCGGCAATGCGCGCCATCAGTCGCGCGCCTTTCTTGAGCAACTCCATGTCGCGCGGATCGGACAGGAAATTGGGGTTGATCGCGGGCGCATCAGTCGGATCGGCGCTCTTCAGCCGCACCCAGCCCTTGCTCTCTGGCCGCAGCACGCAGACGTGGAGCGAGAAGCCGTGTTCCCTCAGCTTGTCGCGCCCGTGGTTCTGGATGATGGCGCGGATGAAATGATATTGCACGTCGGGGCAGGGCGCCTCAGGGTCGATCGTGACGAAGCCGCCACTCTCCGCGAAATTGGTGGTCAGCATGCCGGTACGATGGCGACGATGTTCGACGAAAGCCTTCGCAACTGCCCAGATGCCGCGCAGCGAACCGCCAAACAGGCCGAGGTCGTTGAGCTCATAACTGGTCAGGAAGTCGCAATGGTCCTGCAGGTTTTCGCCAACTGCGCCCCGGTCCAGCAGCACGTCAATTCCGTGCCGCGACAGTTCTGCGCCCGGGCCAATGCCTGACAGCATCAAGATCTGCGGCGATCCGAAGGCCCCTGCGCTGAGAATCACGCCCGATCGTGCCGTGATCGTTTCGCGCTTGCTGCCGCGGCGCACCATCACGCCCGTCGCCCGGCCATCCTCGATCAATATCCGTTCGATGACCACGCCGGTGCGGATGTCGAGGTTCGGCCTGCCTTGCAGCGGATCGAGGAAGGCGCGGGCAGATGACCAGCGCTCGCCATTCTGTTGGGTCACCTGGTAAAGGCCGAAGCCTTCCTGGCGCGGCCCGTTGAAATCGTCATTGTGCGGGATCTGCAACTGCTCGGCCGCCTCGACAAAGGCCTGCGCAACCGGGCTGGGGCTGATTTGCTCGCTCACGGTCAGCGGGCCATTACCGCCATGCCATGCGTCCCCGCCGCGCTGATTGCCTTCCTGCCGTTTGAAGACGGGCAGCACATCCTCCCACGCCCAGCCGGTGCAGCCCATCGCGGCCCAATTGTCATAATCCCAGGGATTTCCGCGAATATAGACCATGCCGTTGATCGCGCTGGTCCCGCCCAACCCGCGACCGCGCGGCTGGTAACCGATCCTGCCGCCGAGGCTCTCCATCGGCTCGGTATCGAAGGCCCAATTGCTGGCCTTGGGCATCATCGCCAGCAGGCCGGGCGTGCGCGTGAAGATATGCGTATTGTTGCCACCCGCTTCGAGCAGGCACACCGTGTTACGGCCGTCTTCGGCCAATCGGGCGGTTGCAGCGCTGCCGGCGCTGCCCGCGCCAATCACGATATAATCGAAGCTGTCCATCATCTCTCCTCTTGGCGGAGAGTGTTAGGCAGGCTCGCTTTGCCCGGCAATCGGGTTTTGATTGACCACTGAGTTTTTATGCGCAGGATTATGCCCTTGCCGTTCCAGCCAGCGCGCGCGGATCGTGTCGGACGTGTCGCGGCTGTCGTCATGAGTCCAGCCCGGCTCGCGCAGCAGATAGCCCAGCTTGCTGCCCCACGGCGCGCGCCAGATATCCTGGATCATCCCGATCCATTCGTGGAACACCGCCCACAGCAGGTTGAAGCTGCCCAGCTGCTTGATGATGCCGTAGCGGATTGGCTCCTCATCGCTCTCCGGCTCGAACGTGCCGAACATCTTGTCCCATACGATGAAAACGCCAGCATAGTTGCGGTCGAGATAGCGCGGATTGGTGGCGTGGTGCACGCGGTGGTGGCTGGGCGTGTTCATCACCGCTTCGAACCAGCGCGGCATGCGTCCGATCGCCTCAGTGTGGATCCAGAACTGGTAAATCAGGTTGAACCCGCCGCAAATCGCGATCATCGCCGGGTGGAAGCCGAGCAGCACCAGCGGCAGCGCGAACAGGAAGCCGAACGTGAACGGCCCGGTCCACGTTTGCCGCAGCGCAGTCGAAAGATTGTAGTGCTGGCTCGAATGATGGTTCACATGCGCAGCCCACATCCAGCGGATGCGATGCCCGGCCCGGTGAACCCAGTAGTATTTGAGATCATCGAGCACGAAACATAGCGGCCAGGCCCACCACGCCCATCCGATGTCGAATAGGCGGAACTGCCATACCCCCAGGAACAGCACGAAAAAGAAGCCGCCGAAGAGCAGGCTGGATACGGTGCTGCCAAGGCCGAACAGCAGGCTGGTCAGCGTGTCGCGCGGCTCATAGGCGTATGGCCGTTTGCGCCACGCCCAGATCATCTCGATCAGGACGAGCGCCACAAAGCCCGGTACGGCATAGTCGACAGGTGAGAAATCAGGCATTGCTATGCGATCCTAATGCATTCACCGCTTCTGCCCAAGCCTGAGCATCATCCAGCTTGAGCTCAACGCTGCCAAAGCGACGTTCGCCGCTATCGATTCGGAGCGTGCTCGGCGCAATTCTTGCGGTTGCGTCAGGCCCCAGAATTCGACCTGCCAACTTGTTGCCATGCTGTCTCAGCAACAACAGCCGACCATTTGCGTCGCACATAATCGCGGACTTGCCGCTCATGTCGACCGACCAGGCGGTGGGCTCATAGCCGTCGACCGCTTCGTCGGCAGCCCTGCGGATGGCGGCTTCGCTGTCCAAGGCTGGCTTGCCCCCCAGGCGCAAGGCATGCGCCAGCCAGGCGAGCAGCAGAATAGCCAGCAGCGAGCCGACAAACTGGAGGATTTCTGGCGGCAGATTCATCGAAATGCCGATTGGCACGGGCGGTGCTTTGCGGCAAGCAGTCAGGCAAGAGAGAGGACCACTGCATGACCAGATTTGCCAGCATTCTTGCTATCGCCACACTGATCGCCGCCCCGCTCGCCGCGCAGGTGCCTGACCCGGCTGCAGAGGTGGCCGCGCAGAAGGACCGCACCGCCCGGGTGGCGCAGCAGCTGTGGGATTGGGCCGAACTTGGCTACCTTGAACAGCGTTCGAGCGGGCTGATGATGGAAGAGCTTGCCGGGGAAGGCTTCCGGATCGAAGCGGGCATAGCCGATATCCCCACCGCCTTTGTGGCCGAATGGGGCAAGGGTGGGCCGGTGATTGCGATCCTGGCCGAATATGACGCGCTGCCCGGAATCAACCAGTCGGCTTCGGCCACGCGCGATCCGGTCGATGGCAAGGGCGCGGGGCATGCCTGCGGGCACAATCTGTTCGGTGCGGGCTCCTTGACGGCGGCGATTGCAGTCAAGAACTGGCTGGAGGCAACCGGCACACCAGGCCGCATCCGGCTTTACGGCACGCCTGCCGAAGAAGGTGGCTCGGGCAAGGTCTACATGACCCGCGCGGGCCTGTTCGATGACGTGGATATCGCGATCCATTGGCATGCCGACGATGAAAACAGCGCTGCGGCGCGCACCAGCCTCGCCAATCGCTCCGCCAAGTTCCGCTTCCACGGGGTCTCGGCCCATGCCGCCGGTGCTCCAGAACGCGGGCGCTCGGCCCTTGACGGGGTCGAGGCCATGAACATGATGGCCAATATGATGCATGAGCATATGCCGCAGCAGGCGCGCATGCATTATGTGATCACGTCGGGCGGGAACGCACCCAATGTCGTCCCGGACTTTGCCGAGGTGTTCTATTATGTGCGCCATCCAGACCCGAAGGGCGTAGAGGATATCTGGGCGCGACTTGAAGATGCGGCGCGCGGCGCGGCGCTAGGCACCGGCACCAAGGTCGATTGGGAAGTGATCCACGGCAACAACCCGTTGCTCGTGAACGAAACGCTGGCCATGGTGATGGATGCCAAGCTTCGGCAGGTCGGCGGCGTGGCCTATTCAGCGGAAGAGCGGGTCTGGGCAGCGGAAATCCAGAAGTCGCTGGGCGACGCAGCAAAAGCGCTCGAAAGCGCTGCTGAAATCCAGCCTTACAGCAAGAGCCTGGGATATGGTTCGACCGACGTCGGCGATGTCTCATGGGCGACGCCGACCGTTGGTGTGCGCACCGCGACATGGGTGCCAGGCACCAGCGCACACAGCTGGCAGGCGGTGGCAGCCAGTGGCCATTCGATCGGGCACAAGGGGGCGCAAGTCGCGGCGAAAGCGATGGCGCTGATGGCGGCGGAGCTGTTCACCAATCCCGAATTGCGGGCTGCGGCCCGGGCGGAATTCGACCAGTCGCGCGGTCCTGGCTACCAGTACCGCTCGCTGTTGGGCGATCGCCCGCCACCGCTCGACTACCGCAAGTAGCTTCGCCGTTCAGCCCTTGGCTTGCGCAGCCAGCATGTCCATCGCCGGTCGGACCGGCGATACGTCATAGCCAGCGTTGCGCGCTGCCGCGGCGATTTCGTCAGGATTATGACCGGCGCGCGCTTGCGCCAGCGACCAGAGCAAGGTTGAACGCGTGCCACTGCGGCAATAGCCGAGCACCTTCCCGTCAGTGCTGGAAAGCGCCGCCTGCATCGCCGCCACTTGCGGTTCGCTGAAGCCGGAATGGCCGATAGGGATGGCGAGATAATCCATTCCGGCCGCGCGCACGGCCGCTTCGATTTCGGCGCCCTGCGGTTCCTCTGGGGCTTCCCCATCGGGCCGGTTGTTGATGACCAGAGTTACCCCCGCGTTCGCTGCCTCAGCTATATCGTCCAGCTGGATCTGCGGACTGGCCAGCATGGTTGGCGAAAGCTCGCGAAAATCGGTCATGATATCTCTCCTGTCTCGCGGCCGGCGCGACTCGCACGGTGGTTTCGCCCAAAACCCTTGGCTGGGGCAAGCATTCCCGGCAACAATCGCAATGCGAAAATGTCACATTTTTGCGCCAAACGAGCAGGGCGCGTTAAATCATTCGCCTCGCAAGGCTTTGTCCGCTATGTTGCAGGAGTAGAGGTGGGGTTCCGGCAAATCAGCTGCGATGCCTGCTGCGCAAAATGCTGCTTTCCGTCCGCAGCATTGGCGTGGGTGTTTCAGGGCGGAGAGACAAGGTACGAATTAGGTTATGGGTTACGACAGAGGGCGCCGCCGCGGCCGGGACAAGCGCGACGGATTCGGCGAGGACGGCTTCGATCCATTCGGCGGCGGTGACAGCTTCCCCCCGCGCGACAATTTCGGACAGCAGGATCGTTTTGGCGGCGGTGGCCGCGGGTTTGGAGATGATCGCGGCCCGGGCGGCGGCGACCGGTTCGGCGGCGGTGGTCGCGGTCCGGGTGGTGGTGGCCGTGGGCCCGGTGGTGGCGGCGGTGGCGGCGGTTTCAACCGCATGCCGGCCCAGGTGATCGGCACCGGTAAGGGCACGGTCAAATTCTTCAATAGCCAGAAGGGTTTTGGCTTCATCCAGCAGGATTCGGGCGGCGAAGATATCTTCGTTCATATCAGCGCGGTCGAACGGGCCGGGCTGGAAGGCCTGGCAGAGGGGCAAGAGCTTGAGTTCAACCTAGTGGATCGCGGCGGCAAGGTGTCGGCGCAGGACCTGCAGGTTGTGGGCGACGTGATCGCGGTCGAAAAGCGTCCTGCTGCGCCGCAGCGCGAGCTTACCGGTGAGAAGGCGACCGGGACAGTCAAGTTCTTCAATTCGATGAAGGGTTTCGGCTTCCTCGTACGTGACGATGGCCAGCCGGATGCATTCGTTCATATCAGCGCGGTCGAGCGGTCGGGCCTCTCCAGCCTGAATGAAGGCGAACGTTACGAATTCGACATCGAAGTCGATCGACGAGGCAAGCACTCGGCGGTCAACCTCGTTCCCGTCCAGGGTTGATCAGCTGCCTTGCGCGGCCATTTGACCGGCCGCTGATGAGGCTTTACACGACGTGGAAATGGCGGTCCTGCGGGGCCGCCATTTCTCATTTGCCTGATTTGAATTTGCTTGAGGTTCCGCGATGTCGATCACTCCCCTGATGCCCGTTTATCCCCGTTGCGGCGTGCGGCCGGTGCGCGGCGAGCACTGCCACCTCATCGATGAGGATGGCACGCGCTATCTCGATTTCGCCAGCGGGATCGCAGTGAACCTGCTGGGCCACAGCCATGAAGGGCTGATTTCAGCGATCCAGCAGCAGGCGGCAACGCTGATGCATGTTTCGAACCTCTACGGCAGCCCGCAGGGTGAAAAGCTGGCACAGGCACTGGTCGACAACACCTTTGCCGACACCGTCTTCTTTACCAATTCCGGTGCCGAGGCGGTCGAATGCGCGATCAAGACGGCGCGCGCCTATCACCAGCATGAAGGCGATACGACGAAGTTCGAACTGATCACCTTCAAGAACGCGTTCCATGGCCGGACGATGGCTACAATCAGCGCGTCGAATCAGGAAAAGATGCACCACGGTTTTTCACCGCTGCTCGCCGGGTTCAAATATGCCGAGTTCGACGATCTGGAGAGCGCGAAAGCGCTGATGGGGCCGCACACCGCCGGCTTCCTGGTCGAACCGATCCAGGGCGAAGGCGGCATTCGCCCGGCCAGCGATGCCTTCATGAAGGGCCTGCGCGAACTCGCCAACCAGCACGATTTGATGCTAGTGCTGGATGAGGTGCAGTGCGGGGTTGCGCGCACGGGCACGCTCTATGCCTATGAGCAATACGGAATCGAGCCAGATATCCTTGCCACCGCGAAGGGTATCGGCGGCGGCTTCCCGCTGGGTGCGTGCCTGGCCACGGAAAAGGCCGCGCGCGGCATGGTGTTCGGCACGCATGGCTCGACCTATGGCGGCAATCCGCTGGCGATGGCAGCGGGCAGCGCGGTCATGGAAGCGGTCGCGAACGAAGAATTCCTCAGCTCCGTCCGCGAAAAGGGCGAGCGCCTGCGCAGCCGCCTGGAACAGTTCATCGGCAATTATCCGGAGCTGTTCGAACTGGTGCGCGGCAAGGGGTTGATGCTGGGCATCAAGATGAAGGTCGAGAGCCGTCCCTTCTTCGTTCACCTGCGCGACAATCATCAATTGCTGACCGTGGCCGCGGGCGACAACACGATTCGCGTCTTGCCGCCGCTGGTGATCGGCGATGCCGAGATCGACGAGTTCTTCGAGAAACTATCGGCCGGGGCGGCGAGCTTCTCGCCAGAGCAGTAATGGCCCAGCCGCGCCATTTCCTCGATCTAGGCGATGCAGGCGGCGATGCGATTGCCGCCATGCTGGGCGATGCGATTGACCGGAAAGCGGCGCGTGAAGGTTGGCCCAAGGGCAGACCCGATGCCGACCGGCCGCTCGCGGATCACGTGCTGGGCATGGTGTTCGAGAAGAATTCGACCCGCACCCGCGTCAGCTTCGACATCGCGATGCGCCAGTTGGGCGGTTCGACGCTGATCCTGGATTCCGCTTCGAGCCAGCTGGGGCGGGGCGAGACGATTGCCGATACGGCCCGTGTCTTGAGCCGGATGGTCGACGCGATCATGCTGCGGACGGACGATCATGCCAAGATCGAGGAAATGGCGCGCCATGCCAGCGTTCCGGTGATCAACGGCCTGACCGATCGTTCTCATCCCTGCCAGATCGTGGCTGACCTCCTCACCATCATCGAGCATGGCAAACCGCTGCCGGGCCTGGAAGTCGCCTGGTTCGGCGACGGCAACAACGTGCTGCACTCGATCCTTGAGGCTGCCGGCCTGATGAAGTTCAACGTGCGGGTGGCCACCCCTGCAGGCTATGAGCCGGATCGGGAATTCGTTGACATGGCGAGATCGGGCGGGGCCAAAGTCACCCTGACCCATGATGCGGCAGCCGCTGCCGAAGGCGCCGATGTGGTCGTTACGGACACGTGGATTTCGATGGGCCAGGCGCATGCCGAGGAAAAACTGGCTGCCATGGCGCCCTATCAGGTCAATTCGGCGCTGATGGCCAAGGCGAAGGCAGACGCGATCTTCCTGCATTGCCTGCCGGCTCACGTGGGCGAGGAGGTCTCCGACGAAGTGTTCGAAGGAAGCCAGTCTGTCGTCTTCGACGAAGCCGAGAACCGCATCCATGCGCAGAAGTCGGTCCTGCGCTGGTGCTTTGGCCAGTTGTGACGGCTGAACGGCGAGCAGCCCTTAATTTCCCGGCTCAAGCCACCATATAGCCGCGGATGACGGACACATCGGAAATCTTCACGGAGCAGCTGCTCGGTTTCAGCGTCCCGTCGCGCGATGCGCGAGGACGGGTGGTACGGCTCGATCGTTCGCTTGACGATATCCTCAGCGCACATGACTACCCCGCGCCGGTCAAACACCTGCTGGCCGAAGCCTTGGTGCTGACCGCGCTGATGGGCGGCTTGCTCAAGGAAGAGCACGCCCAGCTCACGATGCAGGCGCAGACCGAAGGCGGGCCGATCAGGCTGATGGTGTGCGATTACCGTTCCGGCCAGATGCGCGGCTATGCCGATTTCGACGACCAGCAATTGGGCAGTCTCGGCACCAATCCGTCGCTTTCGGCGCTATTCGGGAAAGGCTATCTCGCGATCACTTTCGAAACCGGGCAGGGGCGACGCTATCAGGGAATTGTGCCGCTCGAGGGCGCTTCGCTGGCCGAAGCCTGCGAACAATATTTCTTCCAGTCCGAACAGATCCCGACATTGCTCAAGGTCGGAATTCTGGCCCAGGGCTCCAGCTGCATTGCCGGTGGGCTGCTGCTGCAGCACCTGCCGCAAGGCGAGGAAGGGCGCGAACGGCTGCATGTGCGGCTTGACCATCCTGACTGGGAACATGTCGCGGTGATGGCCGGATCGCTAAGCCATCAGGAATTGGTCGATCCGGGCCTGTCGATGGAGGCGATCGTCTGGCGGCTGTTCCACGAAGAAGACGAAGTGCGGGTCGAGCCGGGCGCTTGCCTCAGCAAGGGATGCCGTTGCGATGTCGCGCATTACAACAGCGTGCTTTCCCGCTTTCCCGAAGACGAGCGCAATGCGATGCGCAATGCCAACGGCGAGATCGTGGTCGATTGCGCCTTTTGCTCGAAAGAGTTCGTTATCGACCTTTGAAGCGGTTCGTCGCTGTTCAGAAACGGTTTATCGCAGCGGTGCTAATTCACCGCATGTAAATGCGAAAGCGCACAGTGGATCGGACATGATGAACAGGTTTTTGGCAGGCATGACAAGCTTGGTTGCAGCGATTGCTGCGGCCGGTCTTGTGCTGGCTGCGCCTGGGCAGGCCCAAACCGGGGCGCTGGCGATGCTGGATGGACTTGCCAAGGGCGAGTGGACCGTGCGCTACCGCGATGGTTCGCCTGACCGCAAGATTTGCCTGCGCAAGGGTGACGAGCTGATCCAGCTGCGCCACGACGATCGCAATTGCAGCCGCTTTGTTGTCGATGATGCAGCCAGCGAAGTCACAGTGCAGTACACTTGCCGTGGCAACGGCTATGGCCGGACCAATGTCCGCCGGGAAACGTCTTCATTGGTCCAGATCGAAAGCCAGGGGATCGCCGAGGGGCTGCCGTTCCAGTTCCAGGCCGAAGCGCGCCGCACCGGCACCTGCCAGTAACAGGCTGGTTAACCGCGGGAACGGTTCCGATTGCATCGGGCACGCGAGACGCTAAGCCGGGCGGATGCACAAAGATAGTTCCGAACACCAGCCGATAGCCCTGGTCCTGCTTTCGGGCGGGCTGGACTCGATGGTTTCCGCAGCAATCGCGCGCGAGCAGGGTTTCCGGCTTCATGCCTTGTCGATCGATTATGGCCAGCGTCACCGGCGCGAGCTTCAGGCGGCGCGTTCCATCGCCAAGCAACTGGGGGCGGAGCGGCATATCGAATTGGCGCTCGATCTGCGTGCATTTGGCGGATCTGCCCTGACAGACGATATCGAGGTCCCCAAGACCGGGGTGGATGATACCATACCGGTCACTTACGTTCCTGCGCGCAATCTCGTTTTCCTTTCGCTGACCGTTGCCGCTGCTGAAGCGGTCGGGTCACGCGATATCTTCATCGGCGTGAACGCGCTCGACTATTCGGGCTATCCCGATTGCCGCCCTGAATTCATTGCCAGTTTTGCCGAAACCGCCCGGCTGGGTACAAAGGCGGGGGTGGAAGGTCTGCCGTTTCAGATCCATGCACCGCTCCAGCACATGACAAAGGCTGACATCGCCAGGGAATGCGACCGTTTGGGGCTCGATCCCGGCTGGAGTTGGTCGTGCTATGACCCCACCAGCGAAGGTATGGCCTGCGGGATGTGCGATTCCTGCCGATTGCGAAAAAAGGGGTTTGCCGAGTCGGGCGTTGAGGATAGCACCTGTTACGCAGCTTAAGGCGAAAGCCTTTCCCGGGAGAGATTGATGACCGAGCAAGACACCGATCCTGCGGTGCCGGCAACGCCGAGCGACAGTGTTCCAGCATACAGCTGGTATGCGTTGAGTGTGCTGGTGTTGATCTATGTATTGAACTTCATCGATCGCCAGATTCTTTCGATCCTTGCGAATGATATCAAGGCGGACCTGGGCGTCGATGATGCCTATCTCGGCTTCCTCTACGGGACCGCCTTTGCGATCTTTTATGCGCTGTTCGGCATCCCGCTGGGCAAACTGGCTGACAGCTGGAAGCGCGTGCGATTGATGACGCTTGGCCTGACACTGTGGTCGGCGATGACTGCCGTGTCGGGCTTCGCCAGAGACGCTGCGACGCTGACCGTTGCCCGGATCGGGGTGGGCGTCGGCGAGGCGACGGCCAGCCCCTCGGCCTACTCACTGATCTCTGACTGGTTCCCCGCCCGACTGCGGGCGACGGCCCTGGCGATCTACAGCTCAGGCCTCTACATCGGCGGGGGTGTGTCGCTCGCGATCGGCGGCGTGATCGTCGATCGCTGGAATGCGGCATTTCCGAATGGCGACCCATGGTTCGGGTTTGCCGGCTGGCAGGCAGCATTCATTGCTGTCGGCGTGCCCGGCCTCCTGCTCGCTCTATGGGTGATGACTTTGCGCGAACCCGTGCGCGGAGCGATTGACGGATTGGCAAGCCCTGAAGACCCGGAACCCTTCCGCGGATTTGTGCGGGAACTCTATACCGTCATACCGCCCTTCACCTTCCTTGGAGCAGCCGCTCGCGGCGGGGTTGCGCTGCTCATCAACATCGCTGTGTTTATCTTGGCCATGTCCGTCGCCTTTGGATTGACCGAGGTGCTGGATTCTGGCCGGGGCCTGATCGTGCCGCAGATCACCGACCAGTGGCTGCTGCTGGCGATCGGCTATTACGCGGTGTTTTGCTGGGCCAGCGCGCTGCGCCAGCGGGACTACCCGACCTTTGCCCTGACCTGGGGATCGCCTGCCTTCCTGTGCACGATCCTTGGGTATGGCACTGTCGCCTTCATGGCCTATGCCGCGTCCTATTGGGGTGCGCCCTACGCGGAACGCGTGTTCGATGTGAGCAAGGCCGAACTGGGCTTCTGGCTTGGCGGCGGCGGTGCGGCTGGCGGTTTCCTGGGGGTTATCCTGGGCGGGCGGATGGCGGATTACCTCTTCACGCGCTTTGCCGCCGGGCGGATATGGGTAATCATGTTCGGTCTGCTGTCGCCGATCCCGTTTGCCATCGTGCAGTACACGACGGAGAGCTTCGCGCTCTTCCTGATCCTGAATGTTGTCGTGGGCGCGTTGGCGGCATCGGCGCTGGGTGCGGCGGCGGCCAGCAGCCAGGCGCTGGTACTGCCGCGGATGCGCGGCACAGCCACGGCGACGTTCTTCCTCGCGACCACGCTCGTCGGTCTGGCGCTGGGGCCTTACCTTGCCGGTTATGTCTCTGCCCAGCATGACGGGGATCTGTCACGCGGTGTACTGTCGACCCTCTGGATCACGCCGGTCGGACTGGTGTTGCTCGCCTTGGCGATCAAACTGGTGCCCAAGGCGAGCGAGACACTTCTGGCGCGCGCCAAGGCGGCGGGAGAGCCTGGCCTGGGAGTCGATTAGGCCAAGCGCGGCGCTTTCGAATCAGGACGCAAGCACCGCACAGGCGATGCGCGCACCGGCCGCGCCGGTCGGGTCGGTGCGATAATCGTCCGGCCCGGCATGGATCATCACGGCGGTTCCGTCCGTGTCAAAGATCTTTGGCAAGACGGCGGCAGCGTCTTCGCTGACTTGAACGGTAACATCGAACTGCCCGCTTGATGGAATTTGGAGATTTGGCAGGTCGCCCAGGTGCTTGCCATCCGGGCTCAGGTGGCCGTGCGTTTTGCCAAAGGGATTCAAGTGACCGCCAGCCGATGTAAAGGCGGGCCCTTCGCATGTGCCGGTTTGGTGGAGATGCAGCGCTCGCTCGCCCGCTTCAAACCCTTGTCCCTGAATTTCTAGAGACAGGCTATTGTCCGCGCGGACGAGGCGGGCGGTGCCTGCCGTCGCGCCATCCGATTTGATCAGCGCCCCTGAGGCGACTTCTTCCAAGCCTGGTCCACCGGTCGTGACGCAACCAGCCGAGATCGCGGATGCCAGGGTGAGCGTGATGAGCGAGCGATAGTGCATTTCAATTCTCCGCCAGTAGCTTTCCCTGCACTAACGAAAAAGGGGCCGGATTGCTCCGGCCCCTCTTCATTTTTCTATCCGAACGATCGGATGATTACATGCCCGAGCCCGGACCGTAAGTCACCTCGACGCGGCGGTTCTGCAGTTCGCGCACGCCGTCTTCGGTCGGAACGCGGTTTTGCGTTTCACCGAAGGCTTCGCTGCTGATCCGGCCATCGGGGATGCCCCGACCGGTCAGATATTCGCGAACCGATGCGTTACGGCGGCCTGCCAGACCCATGTTGTATGTCGCGGTGCCCGAACGGTCGGTGTGACCGGCCAGCATGACGCTTGCCGTGCCGCAATCCGCATAAGCGGTGACCGCGTTATCGAGAACCGTTGCTGCCTCAGGCGTGATGTCCGATTCGTCCCAGTTGAAGAAGACGATGTACGGGCCCGTGTTGCAGACCGGCGCCGGCGGCGGAGGCGGCGGAGGCGGCGGGGGCGGCGGCGGAGGCGGCGGAGGCGGCGGGGGCGGCGGAGGCGGCGGCGGGGCGGCCTGGGCGCCGAAGTTGTAAATCAACGAACCCAGGATCGAGTGCGTCGAAACGTCCGTATTGATCGAATTTCCGCCGGCGTCGACAATGCCAACGTCGGTGGCGTTGAAGTAGCGATACTTCAGGCCAACGTCCCAATTGCCACTGAGCGGGGCACGGATGCCAGCCAGTGCCTGCCATGCAAGGCCG
Proteins encoded in this window:
- a CDS encoding GNAT family N-acetyltransferase yields the protein MLEIRIATSDDAPSIKALMDRAIAELQQGFLTPEQIAASHVAMGLDLQLIEDGTYFCVEEDGVLVGCGGWSRRATLYGGNHSAGRNPRLLDPATESARIRAMYTHPEHTRKGIGRLILDTAEEAARREGFSELEMAATMAGKPLYEACGYAVESEWFDENGAVPVPLATMWKRIA
- a CDS encoding GMC family oxidoreductase N-terminal domain-containing protein, with translation MDSFDYIVIGAGSAGSAATARLAEDGRNTVCLLEAGGNNTHIFTRTPGLLAMMPKASNWAFDTEPMESLGGRIGYQPRGRGLGGTSAINGMVYIRGNPWDYDNWAAMGCTGWAWEDVLPVFKRQEGNQRGGDAWHGGNGPLTVSEQISPSPVAQAFVEAAEQLQIPHNDDFNGPRQEGFGLYQVTQQNGERWSSARAFLDPLQGRPNLDIRTGVVIERILIEDGRATGVMVRRGSKRETITARSGVILSAGAFGSPQILMLSGIGPGAELSRHGIDVLLDRGAVGENLQDHCDFLTSYELNDLGLFGGSLRGIWAVAKAFVEHRRHRTGMLTTNFAESGGFVTIDPEAPCPDVQYHFIRAIIQNHGRDKLREHGFSLHVCVLRPESKGWVRLKSADPTDAPAINPNFLSDPRDMELLKKGARLMARIADTPPLSTLGARDRNPIDYEDDAALERRIREVSDTIYHPVGTCRMGCDADSVVDPQLKLRGLDGLWVADASIMPKIVSGNTNAPSIMIGERCGDFVLAAARG
- a CDS encoding sterol desaturase family protein, with the translated sequence MPDFSPVDYAVPGFVALVLIEMIWAWRKRPYAYEPRDTLTSLLFGLGSTVSSLLFGGFFFVLFLGVWQFRLFDIGWAWWAWPLCFVLDDLKYYWVHRAGHRIRWMWAAHVNHHSSQHYNLSTALRQTWTGPFTFGFLFALPLVLLGFHPAMIAICGGFNLIYQFWIHTEAIGRMPRWFEAVMNTPSHHRVHHATNPRYLDRNYAGVFIVWDKMFGTFEPESDEEPIRYGIIKQLGSFNLLWAVFHEWIGMIQDIWRAPWGSKLGYLLREPGWTHDDSRDTSDTIRARWLERQGHNPAHKNSVVNQNPIAGQSEPA
- a CDS encoding amidohydrolase, with the protein product MTRFASILAIATLIAAPLAAQVPDPAAEVAAQKDRTARVAQQLWDWAELGYLEQRSSGLMMEELAGEGFRIEAGIADIPTAFVAEWGKGGPVIAILAEYDALPGINQSASATRDPVDGKGAGHACGHNLFGAGSLTAAIAVKNWLEATGTPGRIRLYGTPAEEGGSGKVYMTRAGLFDDVDIAIHWHADDENSAAARTSLANRSAKFRFHGVSAHAAGAPERGRSALDGVEAMNMMANMMHEHMPQQARMHYVITSGGNAPNVVPDFAEVFYYVRHPDPKGVEDIWARLEDAARGAALGTGTKVDWEVIHGNNPLLVNETLAMVMDAKLRQVGGVAYSAEERVWAAEIQKSLGDAAKALESAAEIQPYSKSLGYGSTDVGDVSWATPTVGVRTATWVPGTSAHSWQAVAASGHSIGHKGAQVAAKAMALMAAELFTNPELRAAARAEFDQSRGPGYQYRSLLGDRPPPLDYRK
- a CDS encoding TIGR01244 family sulfur transferase, yielding MTDFRELSPTMLASPQIQLDDIAEAANAGVTLVINNRPDGEAPEEPQGAEIEAAVRAAGMDYLAIPIGHSGFSEPQVAAMQAALSSTDGKVLGYCRSGTRSTLLWSLAQARAGHNPDEIAAAARNAGYDVSPVRPAMDMLAAQAKG
- a CDS encoding cold-shock protein, giving the protein MGYDRGRRRGRDKRDGFGEDGFDPFGGGDSFPPRDNFGQQDRFGGGGRGFGDDRGPGGGDRFGGGGRGPGGGGRGPGGGGGGGGFNRMPAQVIGTGKGTVKFFNSQKGFGFIQQDSGGEDIFVHISAVERAGLEGLAEGQELEFNLVDRGGKVSAQDLQVVGDVIAVEKRPAAPQRELTGEKATGTVKFFNSMKGFGFLVRDDGQPDAFVHISAVERSGLSSLNEGERYEFDIEVDRRGKHSAVNLVPVQG